From a single Vibrio tubiashii genomic region:
- the tamA gene encoding autotransporter assembly complex protein TamA: MISKPLPVLIALVSFAPSVWAQSVDLSIEGLEGELNDNVEAYLSSIPETEYKTSLRFQARVEKNITEALNALGYYHPEIDFTVTPDELELIVNVNPGPAVILQQIDIKIEGEAKSDPQFTALVENSGLKQGDRLNHSLYDTLKSSIRNLALQKGYFEGDFTVSRLEVAPDLNQAFIHLHYDSGMRYHFGANTITGSQIDQDRVASLSPYQANDPYQASQVGEYNQNLSNTDWFSSVFVEPDLSKIGEGRELPMKVSLAPQARNKLETGIGYATDVGVRGSLKWKKPWVNSRGHSFDSSLSISKPEQTITAGYRIPLEDALNEYYRIQYGMKNVNQRDTESLESNLALERHWVLDNGWHRTLYVRYLLENYTQGNQEDRAQFMLPGITFSRSRVRGGAMPTWGDRQSFTLEYGDPNALSETRVTRLIGATTWIRSAGQNHRGIFKLNGGANFSEEFSKLSPSLRFFVGGDNNLRGYGYESISPKDSDDKLTGAKYMLTSSIEYQYRVYGDWWGAAFYDVGDAFNDKPDIKRGTGVGVRWASPVGPIRLDFAWGLDANKGDEFKIHFTLGPEL, encoded by the coding sequence ATGATCAGCAAACCTTTACCAGTTCTAATCGCACTTGTTTCCTTTGCCCCTTCGGTATGGGCACAAAGTGTTGATCTCTCGATAGAAGGGCTAGAGGGTGAGCTGAATGATAATGTTGAAGCCTACTTATCATCTATTCCTGAAACTGAGTATAAAACCAGTTTACGTTTCCAAGCGCGAGTAGAGAAAAATATCACCGAAGCGCTTAACGCCTTAGGTTACTACCACCCGGAGATTGATTTTACTGTCACACCAGATGAATTAGAGTTGATCGTCAATGTGAATCCTGGACCTGCGGTTATATTGCAGCAGATCGACATTAAAATTGAAGGTGAAGCGAAAAGTGACCCTCAGTTCACCGCACTGGTTGAAAATAGTGGCTTAAAACAGGGCGATCGACTCAATCATAGTTTGTATGACACTTTGAAATCTTCGATTCGCAACCTCGCTTTGCAAAAGGGCTACTTTGAAGGGGACTTTACCGTGAGTCGATTGGAGGTTGCTCCCGATCTCAACCAAGCCTTTATCCATCTTCATTATGACAGCGGGATGCGTTACCACTTTGGTGCCAATACCATAACAGGCAGCCAAATTGATCAAGATAGGGTCGCGTCTTTGTCGCCGTATCAGGCCAATGACCCTTATCAGGCGTCTCAAGTTGGCGAATACAACCAGAACCTCTCTAATACCGACTGGTTTTCATCTGTCTTTGTCGAGCCAGACCTGAGTAAAATAGGTGAAGGGCGCGAGTTACCGATGAAAGTCTCCCTCGCGCCACAAGCAAGAAATAAACTTGAAACCGGTATCGGTTATGCAACGGATGTTGGCGTTAGAGGTTCACTCAAATGGAAGAAACCTTGGGTGAATAGTCGCGGTCACAGTTTTGATAGTAGTTTGTCTATTTCAAAGCCTGAACAAACCATTACTGCTGGTTACCGAATTCCACTCGAAGACGCACTCAATGAGTACTATCGCATCCAATATGGCATGAAAAACGTCAACCAGCGTGATACAGAAAGTTTGGAATCCAACTTAGCGCTAGAAAGGCACTGGGTGCTCGATAACGGTTGGCACCGCACCTTGTATGTTCGTTACTTGCTAGAGAACTACACCCAAGGTAACCAAGAGGATAGGGCTCAGTTTATGTTACCAGGGATAACCTTTTCTCGTAGCCGAGTCCGAGGCGGCGCGATGCCTACTTGGGGTGATCGACAGAGCTTTACGTTAGAGTATGGCGATCCTAATGCGCTGTCAGAAACTAGAGTAACTCGTTTGATTGGTGCGACAACGTGGATCCGTAGTGCAGGGCAAAACCACCGCGGTATCTTCAAACTTAACGGTGGCGCCAACTTTTCTGAAGAGTTTAGTAAGCTCTCGCCATCATTACGTTTCTTTGTGGGTGGTGATAACAATCTGCGTGGTTATGGTTATGAGTCTATCTCGCCCAAAGACTCCGACGATAAATTAACCGGTGCCAAATATATGCTGACTAGCTCCATCGAGTATCAATATCGCGTGTATGGTGATTGGTGGGGTGCGGCTTTTTACGATGTCGGTGATGCGTTTAATGATAAGCCAGATATTAAACGTGGTACGGGTGTTGGTGTGCGCTGGGCTTCCCCTGTCGGCCCGATTCGTCTTGATTTTGCTTGGGGGCTTGATGCGAACAAAGGCGACGAATTCAAAATCCACTTTACTTTAGGACCTGAGCTATGA
- the msrA gene encoding peptide-methionine (S)-S-oxide reductase MsrA has protein sequence MLDKQTMITAQQALPGRETPLALDDTHFVNQTSLTAEPAQGCEKILLGMGCFWGAERLFWQLDGVVSTSVGYAGGYTPNPTYEEVCSGQTGHTEIVRVVFDPSIISLEQLLQAFWEKHDPTQGMRQGNDRGTQYRSAIYVYSDEQYQAALASKQAYQALLGDGNGAITTEILPAGKYYYAENYHQQYLAKNPNGYCGLGGTGVCFPPQ, from the coding sequence ATGCTCGACAAACAAACCATGATTACCGCCCAACAAGCTCTCCCAGGACGAGAGACGCCACTTGCACTCGATGACACTCATTTCGTCAATCAAACCAGTTTGACTGCAGAACCCGCACAAGGTTGCGAGAAAATTCTGCTTGGAATGGGCTGCTTTTGGGGAGCCGAGCGCCTATTCTGGCAACTTGATGGGGTGGTAAGCACCTCAGTTGGCTACGCAGGAGGTTATACGCCTAACCCAACCTATGAAGAGGTATGCAGCGGACAAACTGGCCACACAGAGATTGTACGAGTCGTTTTCGATCCAAGTATCATTAGCCTAGAGCAACTCTTGCAGGCATTTTGGGAAAAGCACGATCCGACTCAGGGTATGAGACAAGGCAATGACCGCGGAACTCAATACCGCTCGGCCATCTATGTATACAGCGACGAGCAATACCAAGCAGCACTAGCATCTAAGCAGGCCTATCAAGCGCTACTCGGTGACGGTAATGGCGCCATCACCACAGAGATTTTACCCGCAGGTAAATACTACTACGCCGAGAACTACCACCAGCAATACCTCGCTAAAAACCCTAACGGCTACTGTGGCCTGGGGGGAACGGGGGTGTGTTTTCCACCTCAATAA
- a CDS encoding DUF1107 family protein, giving the protein MLREFTIYRPRQVARFVKTLFKGQFVISGVGKFTFDNGKVLLPDVKDPQKLTTYKEINQAIALLPV; this is encoded by the coding sequence ATGCTGCGTGAATTTACTATTTATCGTCCTCGTCAAGTTGCACGTTTTGTTAAAACTTTGTTTAAAGGACAGTTTGTTATCTCAGGGGTTGGCAAGTTTACTTTCGACAACGGAAAAGTGTTACTGCCAGATGTAAAAGACCCACAAAAACTAACCACCTATAAAGAGATCAACCAGGCGATTGCTTTATTGCCAGTCTAA
- a CDS encoding YtfJ family protein, with translation MKNKTLLTLAIACSPAFAFAHNITVGQAVPEVAVASHGEIVLQGDKTAFQAWATTDMQGKVRVIQAIAGRSSSKELNAPLMAAITEAKFPEQSYQTTSIINQDDAIWGTGSFVKSSAEDSKKEFPWSSMVLDEDGTVASAWQLTEESSAIIVQDKQGKVLFVKEGALDESEIQQVLTLVKENL, from the coding sequence ATGAAAAATAAAACCCTTCTAACTCTGGCAATCGCGTGCTCTCCAGCTTTCGCTTTTGCTCACAACATCACTGTCGGGCAAGCCGTGCCTGAGGTGGCGGTAGCAAGCCACGGTGAAATCGTACTGCAAGGCGACAAAACGGCCTTCCAAGCTTGGGCAACGACTGATATGCAAGGTAAAGTCCGCGTCATTCAAGCCATTGCTGGACGCAGCAGTTCAAAAGAGCTCAATGCGCCGTTAATGGCAGCGATCACCGAAGCGAAGTTCCCAGAGCAAAGCTATCAAACCACATCGATCATCAACCAAGATGATGCAATTTGGGGAACGGGATCATTTGTAAAATCTTCGGCGGAAGACAGCAAGAAAGAGTTCCCTTGGTCTTCAATGGTGCTGGATGAGGACGGGACGGTAGCCAGCGCTTGGCAACTGACTGAAGAGTCATCTGCCATCATAGTGCAGGATAAACAAGGTAAAGTACTGTTTGTAAAAGAAGGCGCGCTAGATGAAAGCGAGATTCAACAAGTACTTACACTAGTCAAAGAAAACCTTTAA
- a CDS encoding DUF2607 family protein: MLQNRFLLQRISALAFLAIALVLWLNFAFIDHQYDLSSAHHKEHHCQLFASGLHGATPAPLVIAPPIVSEYFAPLAAYHYTEALSFAYLPRSPPLS, translated from the coding sequence GTGCTTCAAAATCGCTTTCTTCTCCAACGCATTTCAGCGCTTGCATTTTTGGCAATCGCCCTTGTGCTATGGCTAAATTTTGCGTTTATTGATCATCAGTACGATCTTTCTTCTGCGCATCACAAAGAGCACCACTGCCAACTGTTTGCTAGTGGACTGCATGGTGCTACTCCTGCGCCCCTTGTCATCGCTCCACCAATAGTCAGTGAATATTTTGCTCCACTAGCGGCCTATCACTATACCGAGGCATTGAGTTTTGCCTACCTGCCGCGTTCACCGCCACTGTCCTGA
- the zrgA gene encoding zinc uptake protein ZrgA: MKNVTPIALGITLAISSMAHAEEGYRQHGAHVHGQVEINIAQDGKELLMEITAPGADVVGFEHAPKTDEQKHQLEDAVAKLEQASNIFTLAKAAGCKVEHQSVSHTLGGDDHDDHKGHDHHDDHDHDHDHDHDHDHDHDHHDEHAHDKHKHEDGHNHDSHEGHDHHEGHDHDHDDHKGHDHHEGHDHDHGGHGEFTIEYHFDCSDVTKLSSIETQWFSQFPSTESLKINVLTDTKQAALELGKGETKISL; this comes from the coding sequence ATGAAAAACGTAACTCCAATCGCTCTAGGAATCACACTGGCAATTAGCTCAATGGCACATGCAGAAGAAGGCTACCGTCAACACGGCGCTCATGTGCACGGTCAAGTGGAAATTAATATTGCCCAAGATGGCAAAGAGCTGCTGATGGAGATCACTGCTCCAGGCGCCGATGTGGTTGGTTTTGAGCACGCTCCAAAAACGGATGAGCAGAAACATCAGCTTGAAGATGCTGTCGCTAAGTTAGAGCAAGCTTCTAACATTTTCACGCTTGCTAAAGCAGCAGGTTGTAAAGTTGAACATCAATCGGTTAGCCACACTCTAGGTGGTGATGACCATGACGATCACAAAGGTCACGATCACCATGATGACCACGACCACGACCACGACCACGACCACGACCACGACCACGACCACGACCACCATGATGAGCATGCTCATGATAAACACAAGCATGAAGATGGCCATAATCACGACAGTCATGAGGGCCACGATCATCACGAAGGTCACGATCATGACCACGATGACCATAAAGGCCATGACCACCACGAAGGTCACGATCATGACCATGGCGGCCATGGAGAGTTCACTATTGAATACCACTTCGATTGCAGCGACGTGACGAAACTAAGCAGCATTGAAACTCAGTGGTTCTCACAGTTCCCAAGTACAGAGTCATTAAAAATCAACGTGCTAACTGATACCAAACAAGCTGCTCTTGAGCTTGGTAAAGGCGAGACTAAGATTTCTCTTTAA
- a CDS encoding ABC transporter ATP-binding protein codes for MDTKCHRPVVELNQVQFTWPGNESTTLEIPSLTIQQGEHLFIKGPSGCGKSTLLGLLTGINTATSGQVAVLGENLTQMSGSRRDKFRANHIGYIFQQFNLLPYLSVIENVTLPCQFSSLRRQQVDGDLVANARQLLAKLRLPSALLDKPVIELSIGQQQRVAAARALIGKPKIIIADEPTSSLDYDNRTAFIELLLDQVNQADSTLLFVSHDPTLEPLFDRTINLQQLNQAGGNL; via the coding sequence ATGGATACTAAATGCCATCGACCAGTGGTTGAGCTCAATCAAGTCCAATTTACTTGGCCAGGTAATGAGTCTACCACACTAGAGATCCCCTCTCTAACGATTCAACAGGGCGAACACCTATTCATTAAAGGACCTAGTGGATGTGGTAAATCAACGCTGCTTGGCTTACTCACAGGGATAAACACCGCAACTTCCGGACAAGTGGCTGTACTAGGCGAAAACCTGACGCAAATGTCGGGTAGTCGACGAGACAAATTTCGCGCCAACCATATCGGTTATATCTTCCAGCAGTTTAACTTGCTACCTTATTTAAGCGTGATTGAAAACGTCACCTTGCCTTGTCAATTTTCCTCGTTACGTCGCCAACAAGTCGACGGAGACTTAGTGGCGAATGCTCGACAATTATTAGCGAAGCTACGTTTACCTTCGGCCTTGCTTGATAAGCCAGTGATCGAGTTAAGTATCGGTCAGCAGCAACGTGTGGCTGCCGCTCGCGCTCTAATCGGAAAACCTAAAATCATCATTGCGGACGAACCTACTTCATCACTTGATTATGACAACCGAACCGCCTTTATCGAACTGTTACTTGACCAAGTGAACCAAGCGGACTCAACGCTACTTTTTGTCAGTCATGACCCGACATTAGAGCCCTTGTTTGATCGCACCATCAATCTTCAGCAACTCAACCAAGCGGGAGGTAACCTATGA
- a CDS encoding ABC transporter permease: MTATLTLAWKSVRNRKVTAILTILTVAISVVLLLGVERIRTQAKESFANTISGTDLIVGGRSGQVNLLLYSVFRIGNATNNIDWKSYQEFSQHRAVKWAIPISLGDSHKGFRVMGTNQSYFEHYRYGQKQNLAFSQGKPFEGLFDAVIGAEVARSLDYTIGSEMIIAHGISDVGFSRHDNTPFRVVGILAPTGTPVDKTVHVSLEAIEAIHVGWESGANLGNNPSAEQLEAMNFQPKQITAMLLGLKSKIQTFALQRQINTYPKEPLSAILPGVALHELWGMMSVAEQALMAISVFVVIAGLLGMLSSLLTSLQERRREMAILRAMGARPRHVFSLLILEASVLTFIGLFVGIVGLYAMLSIAAPIIQQSYGINLQMSALSHYEWILLAAVQLAGTIIGFIPAFRAYRQSLSDGMTIRV, from the coding sequence ATGACAGCCACACTTACCTTAGCTTGGAAAAGTGTTCGTAACCGTAAGGTAACCGCGATACTGACTATTCTGACGGTCGCCATTTCCGTCGTTTTGCTGCTTGGTGTCGAACGAATTCGCACACAGGCTAAAGAGAGTTTCGCCAATACGATTTCAGGCACAGACTTGATTGTTGGTGGCCGTTCTGGCCAAGTGAATCTGTTGCTTTATTCGGTATTTCGCATCGGTAATGCCACCAACAATATTGATTGGAAAAGTTACCAAGAATTTAGCCAGCATCGCGCAGTCAAGTGGGCAATACCCATTTCACTAGGCGACTCCCACAAAGGCTTTCGAGTCATGGGGACCAATCAGAGCTACTTTGAGCATTATCGTTATGGTCAGAAGCAAAATCTCGCGTTTAGCCAAGGCAAACCTTTTGAAGGACTTTTTGACGCTGTGATTGGTGCTGAGGTCGCACGCTCTTTGGATTACACCATAGGCAGCGAAATGATCATTGCCCATGGCATCAGTGATGTGGGCTTTAGCCGTCATGACAACACCCCATTTAGAGTGGTTGGCATCTTGGCTCCAACAGGGACCCCCGTCGATAAAACCGTGCACGTTTCATTGGAAGCGATTGAAGCAATTCACGTGGGCTGGGAGTCAGGCGCAAACTTAGGTAACAACCCAAGCGCAGAACAATTGGAAGCGATGAACTTCCAGCCCAAGCAGATCACCGCTATGTTGCTTGGCTTAAAGTCTAAGATTCAAACATTCGCCTTGCAGAGACAGATCAATACTTACCCTAAAGAGCCGCTCAGTGCGATTCTCCCCGGGGTCGCCCTCCACGAACTCTGGGGCATGATGTCCGTAGCAGAACAAGCACTTATGGCTATATCCGTCTTTGTTGTGATAGCAGGTCTGTTAGGTATGCTGTCTAGCCTGCTCACTAGTTTGCAAGAACGTCGCCGTGAAATGGCGATTCTTCGCGCGATGGGTGCAAGACCTAGGCATGTCTTTAGCTTACTGATTCTTGAAGCCAGTGTGCTGACTTTTATTGGCTTATTTGTCGGTATCGTCGGACTCTATGCGATGCTCTCTATTGCAGCTCCAATAATTCAACAGAGTTATGGCATTAACTTACAGATGAGCGCTTTATCCCACTATGAGTGGATACTGTTGGCGGCAGTACAACTGGCAGGTACTATTATCGGCTTTATTCCCGCATTTAGAGCATATCGCCAATCGCTCAGCGACGGTATGACAATAAGAGTTTAG
- a CDS encoding DUF3299 domain-containing protein produces the protein MTVMTLGLASVSSHAEDTLTLEWIDLIPESERNQFDSYGMPAIDHSGGSMEQSMVGSVRQELNGSKVKIPGFVIPLEGDANMVTEFLLVPYFGACIHVPPPPPNQIIYVNFPKGAPVQQLWDVVYVIGTLKTETVSHELAQTGYVIQGTEIAEYDDY, from the coding sequence ATGACTGTGATGACCTTAGGTCTCGCAAGCGTCAGTAGTCACGCAGAAGATACACTTACCTTAGAATGGATTGATCTCATCCCAGAAAGTGAGCGCAACCAGTTTGATTCTTATGGTATGCCTGCCATCGATCACTCCGGCGGTAGCATGGAACAATCCATGGTCGGTAGTGTAAGACAGGAGCTAAACGGCAGTAAGGTAAAGATCCCGGGCTTTGTTATTCCTCTTGAAGGGGATGCAAATATGGTGACGGAATTTCTGCTCGTCCCGTATTTCGGGGCATGTATTCACGTGCCACCACCACCACCAAACCAAATTATCTACGTTAACTTCCCTAAAGGCGCACCGGTGCAGCAGCTTTGGGATGTGGTTTACGTGATAGGAACGTTAAAAACAGAAACGGTTAGCCATGAATTGGCGCAAACAGGATACGTCATACAAGGCACAGAGATCGCCGAGTACGATGACTACTAA
- a CDS encoding TIGR03899 family protein: protein MSETSKPVIIEHQSEQTNRHEKKSSYIKDSASRVLNIAQTYGLDALLQSDKPEKSMLERALIRERKRKELRQKNLEQILKLAHISCKDETAGDPDQDWLYRFFDMAQEVHNHSMQRLWAQVLKREVTNPGSTSMKALKVLQDMTPKEAQILQRAAALACSFGGDNSRKLLVGYRAQGGIFSFGKRNITGNINVGNFQLPYSSLLVLFELGLMHGTELESGEIELDSPLPLTYQGKKLSLQAHSKGVRLLYYRFSPTGNELCKLLGNKPNMQYYDQMVALLSQKFTASTDAQPSVDTTV from the coding sequence ATGTCTGAGACGAGCAAGCCGGTGATCATTGAGCACCAATCGGAACAAACTAACCGACACGAAAAAAAGTCGAGTTACATCAAAGACAGCGCCAGTCGCGTGCTTAACATTGCCCAAACCTATGGTTTAGATGCCCTGCTGCAGAGTGATAAACCTGAAAAAAGTATGCTTGAGCGTGCTTTGATTCGCGAACGTAAGCGCAAAGAGCTAAGGCAGAAAAATCTCGAACAAATTCTTAAGCTTGCTCATATCTCATGTAAAGATGAAACCGCAGGTGATCCTGACCAAGATTGGCTGTACCGCTTTTTCGATATGGCGCAAGAAGTCCACAATCACTCCATGCAGCGCCTATGGGCTCAGGTGTTAAAACGTGAAGTAACCAACCCCGGTTCAACGTCAATGAAAGCGTTGAAAGTCCTGCAAGACATGACGCCAAAAGAAGCGCAAATCCTCCAACGTGCCGCTGCACTTGCCTGTAGTTTTGGCGGTGATAACAGCCGCAAGTTACTTGTCGGTTATCGCGCCCAAGGCGGCATTTTCAGTTTTGGTAAGCGCAATATCACCGGCAATATCAACGTCGGTAACTTCCAACTGCCCTACTCTAGTCTGCTTGTGTTATTTGAACTCGGTTTAATGCACGGCACAGAACTCGAATCGGGTGAAATTGAGCTCGACTCTCCACTTCCGTTAACCTACCAAGGCAAAAAGCTGTCACTTCAAGCCCATAGCAAGGGCGTACGCTTGCTTTACTATCGTTTCAGCCCAACTGGTAATGAGCTATGTAAATTGCTTGGCAACAAACCCAACATGCAATACTACGATCAAATGGTTGCCCTACTGAGCCAGAAATTTACTGCCAGCACAGATGCTCAGCCAAGTGTGGATACGACGGTTTAG
- the pgi gene encoding glucose-6-phosphate isomerase, with amino-acid sequence MLKNINPTQTQAWNALTAHFESAQDMDLKDLFAQDAARFDKFSTRFGNDILVDYSKNLINEETMKHLFALANETELKAAIEAMFSGEAINQTEGRAVLHTALRNRSNKPVMVGGEDVMPAVNAVLEKMKSFTERVIGGEWKGYTGKAITDVVNIGIGGSDLGPYMVTEALAPYTNHLNLHFVSNVDGTHIVETLKKVNPETTLFLVASKTFTTQETMTNAHSARDWFLESAGDEAHVAKHFAALSTNASAVSEFGIDTDNMFEFWDWVGGRYSLWSAIGLSIALAVGYDNFIELLDGAHEMDNHFASTELESNIPVILALVGLWYNNFHGAESEAILPYDQYMHRFAAYFQQGNMESNGKYVDRDGNAVTYQTGPIIWGEPGTNGQHAFYQLIHQGTKLIPCDFIAPAISHNPAGDHHQKLMSNFFAQTEALAFGKDEATVKAEFAKAGKSEEEAATLAPFKIFEGNRPTNSILVKQITPRTLGNLIAMYEHKIFAQGVIWNIFSFDQWGVELGKQLANQILPELADESAISSHDSSTNGLINAFKAFKA; translated from the coding sequence ATGTTGAAAAATATCAATCCAACGCAAACACAAGCTTGGAACGCGCTAACGGCGCACTTCGAATCTGCACAAGATATGGATCTAAAAGATCTGTTTGCACAAGATGCAGCACGTTTTGATAAATTCTCTACGCGTTTCGGCAATGACATTCTAGTTGATTACTCTAAAAACCTAATCAATGAAGAGACCATGAAACACCTGTTCGCGTTAGCAAACGAGACTGAGCTTAAAGCTGCAATCGAAGCGATGTTCAGTGGTGAAGCGATCAACCAAACAGAAGGGCGCGCAGTGCTTCATACTGCACTACGTAACCGTAGCAACAAGCCTGTAATGGTTGGTGGCGAAGATGTGATGCCAGCGGTCAATGCAGTGCTAGAAAAAATGAAATCGTTCACTGAGCGTGTTATCGGCGGTGAGTGGAAAGGCTACACAGGTAAAGCGATTACTGACGTAGTGAACATCGGTATCGGTGGTTCTGACTTAGGTCCTTACATGGTGACGGAAGCGCTTGCACCATACACAAACCACCTAAATCTGCACTTCGTGTCTAACGTTGATGGTACTCACATCGTTGAGACACTAAAGAAAGTAAACCCAGAAACGACGCTCTTCTTGGTTGCCTCTAAGACATTTACTACGCAAGAAACCATGACCAACGCGCACAGTGCTCGTGACTGGTTCCTTGAGTCGGCAGGCGATGAAGCGCACGTTGCTAAGCACTTCGCTGCACTATCAACGAATGCATCAGCGGTATCTGAATTTGGTATCGATACAGACAATATGTTTGAGTTCTGGGACTGGGTTGGTGGCCGTTACTCACTATGGTCAGCGATCGGTCTGTCAATTGCACTAGCGGTTGGTTACGACAACTTCATTGAGCTACTTGATGGCGCTCATGAAATGGATAACCACTTTGCATCGACTGAACTAGAAAGTAACATTCCAGTTATCCTTGCTCTTGTTGGTCTATGGTACAACAACTTCCACGGCGCTGAGTCTGAAGCAATCTTGCCTTACGATCAGTACATGCACCGTTTTGCTGCTTACTTCCAGCAAGGCAACATGGAATCTAATGGTAAGTATGTAGACCGTGACGGTAACGCAGTGACTTACCAAACTGGCCCAATCATTTGGGGTGAGCCAGGTACTAACGGTCAGCACGCGTTCTACCAGCTAATTCACCAAGGTACTAAGCTGATCCCATGTGATTTCATTGCACCAGCAATCAGCCACAACCCTGCAGGCGATCACCACCAGAAGCTAATGTCTAACTTCTTTGCTCAAACAGAAGCACTAGCATTTGGTAAAGATGAAGCAACAGTGAAAGCGGAGTTTGCCAAAGCAGGCAAGAGCGAAGAAGAAGCGGCGACACTAGCACCATTCAAAATATTTGAAGGGAACCGCCCAACGAACTCTATCCTAGTGAAGCAAATTACTCCGCGTACGCTAGGTAACTTGATTGCGATGTACGAGCACAAGATTTTTGCTCAAGGCGTTATCTGGAATATTTTCAGCTTCGACCAGTGGGGTGTTGAGCTAGGTAAACAGCTAGCTAACCAAATCCTGCCTGAGCTTGCTGATGAGTCGGCAATTAGCTCGCACGATAGCTCGACGAATGGCCTGATTAACGCATTTAAAGCGTTCAAAGCTTAA
- a CDS encoding secondary thiamine-phosphate synthase enzyme YjbQ has protein sequence MWTQKIIQIPAKQRGFHLITDEIEQQLPQISDYSVGLLQLFIQHTSASLTINENADPTVRHDMENHFNHSVPERAPYYKHTYEGDDDMPAHIKASTLGCSVLIPISQGRLALGTWQGVYLGEHRDYGGSRTIIATLQGELY, from the coding sequence ATGTGGACTCAAAAAATCATTCAAATCCCAGCTAAGCAGCGCGGTTTTCATCTTATTACCGATGAAATTGAACAACAATTACCTCAAATATCTGATTATTCTGTCGGTTTATTACAGTTATTTATTCAGCATACCTCGGCAAGCTTAACCATCAATGAAAACGCTGATCCAACCGTGAGACACGATATGGAAAATCATTTCAATCACTCAGTTCCAGAGCGTGCACCTTATTACAAGCACACCTATGAAGGGGATGACGATATGCCCGCTCATATTAAAGCCTCGACATTAGGCTGTAGTGTGCTGATTCCGATTAGTCAGGGCAGACTGGCACTCGGGACTTGGCAGGGAGTCTATTTGGGAGAGCATCGCGATTATGGCGGCAGCCGGACAATTATTGCGACCTTACAAGGTGAGTTGTACTAA
- a CDS encoding AzlD domain-containing protein encodes METSTFILLTVSMAIVTVAIRFSVIAFAGSFEMSPRLKKTLRFVPVTVLPAIIALEILGTGSEIAFNLENPKVLAAIVCTLVSLRFDLVWVVVSGVASLLFFQAIL; translated from the coding sequence ATGGAAACATCAACCTTCATTCTACTGACTGTGTCTATGGCGATTGTGACTGTCGCGATTCGTTTTAGTGTGATTGCTTTTGCGGGGTCATTTGAAATGTCTCCACGTTTAAAGAAAACGCTGCGTTTTGTTCCTGTCACCGTGTTACCTGCCATTATTGCGCTAGAGATTCTGGGTACAGGATCCGAAATTGCCTTTAACTTGGAAAACCCTAAAGTGTTGGCTGCCATAGTATGTACTCTAGTTAGCCTAAGATTCGACCTTGTTTGGGTCGTGGTGAGTGGCGTCGCCTCACTACTTTTCTTCCAAGCGATTCTATAA
- a CDS encoding Rid family detoxifying hydrolase: MKSLVTAPSAPEAIGPYSHGTTFENLIFTSGQLPVCKALGGVVEGGITEQSKKSLENLVAVLEAAGGSAETVLKTTCYLANIEDFAAFNAVYAEVFKTDCPARSCFAVKDLPMGVLVEVEAIAHKK; encoded by the coding sequence ATGAAATCATTAGTAACCGCACCAAGTGCACCTGAAGCCATCGGCCCTTACTCACACGGTACGACATTTGAAAACCTCATTTTCACCTCGGGTCAATTACCAGTATGTAAAGCACTTGGTGGTGTAGTGGAAGGTGGTATTACTGAGCAATCGAAAAAGTCTCTTGAAAACTTAGTGGCCGTTCTAGAAGCAGCAGGTGGTAGTGCTGAAACAGTTCTAAAAACAACCTGTTACCTAGCTAACATTGAAGATTTCGCTGCGTTTAATGCTGTGTACGCAGAGGTATTCAAAACCGATTGCCCAGCACGCAGCTGCTTCGCAGTTAAAGATCTTCCTATGGGCGTCTTAGTCGAAGTTGAAGCAATCGCTCATAAAAAATAA